One Podarcis muralis chromosome 1, rPodMur119.hap1.1, whole genome shotgun sequence genomic window carries:
- the LOC114584637 gene encoding testis-specific serine/threonine-protein kinase 6-like, whose protein sequence is MSKSSGGDRWLSELGYKLGQTLGEGSYSKVRVATSAKYKGPLAIKVVDRRRAPPDFVHKFLPRELSILRTIRHPNIVRVFEFIEVCNGKLYIVMEAASTDLLQLVQQLGKLPCVPDARDIFVQVVAAVRYLHDRNLVHRDLKCENVLLTADGRRAKLTDFGFGRESRGYPDLSTTYCGSAAYASPEVLLGIPYDPKKYDVWSLGVVLYVMVTGCMPFDDTHIHSMPRRQKKGVFYPDGLGPLPEACKALIALLLQFSPASRPGVGQVAKNTWLKGALLNKDTSRSLNARID, encoded by the coding sequence ATGTCGAAGAGTTCTGGAGGGGACAGGTGGCTAAGTGAGCTTGGCTACAAGCTAGGCCAAACACTGGGGGAGGGGAGCTATTCTAAGGTGAGAGTAGCCACCTCGGCCAAGTACAAGGGGCCCCTAGCCATCAAGGTGGTAGACCGACGCCGGGCACCCCCCGATTTCGTCCACAAGTTTCTCCCGCGAGAGCTGTCCATCTTACGAACCATCCGCCACCCGAACATTGTACGCGTCTTTGAGTTCATCGAAGTCTGCAATGGGAAGCTCTACATCGTGATGGAAGCCGCTTCCACCGACCTGCTGCAGCTGGTGCAACAGCTGGGGAAGCTGCCCTGCGTTCCAGACGCCCGGGACATCTTCGTCCAGGTAGTGGCTGCCGTGCGCTACTTGCACGACCGGAACTTGGTGCACCGGGACCTCAAGTGCGAGAACGTGCTGCTCACCGCTGACGGGCGCCGAGCAAAGCTGACTGACTTTGGCTTTGGCAGGGAGTCCCGCGGCTACCCAGACTTAAGCACCACTTACTGCGGATCGGCTGCCTACGCCTCCCCTGAGGTACTGCTGGGCATTCCCTACGACCCCAAAAAGTACGACGTGTGGAGCCTGGGGGTCGTCCTTTATGTGATGGTGACTGGCTGCATGCCCTTTGACGACACCCATATCCACAGCATGCCGCGCCGACAGAAGAAGGGGGTGTTCTACCCAGACGGCCTGGGCCCGTTGCCCGAGGCCTGCAAAGCCCTCATCGCCCTACTGCTTCAGTTCAGCCCAGCCTCTCGGCCTGGAGTGGGGCAGGTGGCGAAAAACACCTGGCTGAAAGGAGCCCTCTTAAACAAAGACACTTCCAGATCGCTCAACGCTAGGATCGATTAA